In Xenopus laevis strain J_2021 chromosome 2S, Xenopus_laevis_v10.1, whole genome shotgun sequence, a genomic segment contains:
- the prdm15.S gene encoding PR domain zinc finger protein 15 isoform X8, protein MAQEPMDEAIFIWCDDCGQYHDSECPELGPVVTVQDSFVLSRARSSLPTNLEIRQAEEGTEGVFAVTPLVKRTQFGPFECKRVSRLDKDPAFLLKVFYKDGRVELCDTSSEDDCNWMMFVRPATEFSHQNLTAFQHGHDIYFTTSQDIALGAELRVWYAAFYARRMEKALLKPPIPEVNFLAAEPEKDLDPSSSKTPPTSILSPKKMKVTHPPAAYTSVSCQDNSDIIHVETCHWTCKVCSITFIEPNLLTEHLLSHLEQAKGIPPPTQCENSYMECDTVSADQTVICADSNANLEVKKKPKRGRKSKVPKGDIPLVIVDDDSPPEHNPILYTPVFSSDRVAEIITEIPPDDVHLQHDSEDKFMELMLGKLPNATNCLPPVSKFAFHQNNSPMKRSMLLPGSRHGIRRKFARQLGDHKRVFQCNICSKVFRNSSNLSRHVRSHGDKLFKCEECSKLFSRKESLKQHVSYKHSRNEVDGDYRYRCNTCEKAFRVQGFLEFHNCRTDDKSFQCEMCYRFFSTNSNLSKHKKKHGEKKFACEICNKLFYRRDVMLEHHRRHLEGENGVRRLKRESLHQNTNNSIRYKKEPSACPVCGKMFSCRSNMNKHLLTHGDKKYTCEICGRKFFRVDVLRDHIHIHFKDIALMNDQQREEFIGKIGISSEDNDENSDGSVETEPHKYSCKRCQISFARGKEYLRHIMDIHAENGYDCSICHRRFALKATYHAHMVIHRENLPDPEVQKYIHPCEVCGRIFNSIGNLERHKLIHSGVKSHGCEQCGKSFARKDMLKEHMRVHDNLREYLCAECGKGMKTKHALRHHMKLHKGIKEYECVECHRRFAQKVNMLKHYKRHTGIKDFMCELCGKTFSEKNTMETHKLVHTEVGKQWTCTVCDKKYVTEYMLQKHVQLTHDKVEAQSCNLCGTKVSTRASMSRHLRRKHPEVLSVRIEDLDDLQESETIDTSLSNVQVTPTSSLAHSTALLPQSFHTHSASLRLFCTQ, encoded by the exons ATGGCCCAGGAACCAATGGATGAAGCTATATTTATAT GGTGTGATGACTGCGGGCAGTATCATGATTCCGAATGCCCCGAGCTGGGACCTGTAGTTACTGTGCAGGATTCTTTTGTTTTGAGCCGAGCCCG GTCTTCCCTTCCTACAAACCTGGAGATCAGGCAGGCGGAGGAAGGCACAGAAGGGGTTTTTGCAGTGACGCCGCTAGTGAAGCGCACCCAGTTTGGCCCATTTGAGTGTAAGAGAGTCTCCAGACTAGACAAAGATCCGGCTTTCCTGCTCAAG GTGTTCTACAAAGATGGGCGGGTGGAGCTGTGCGACACATCCAGTGAAGACGATTGCAACTGGATGATGTTTGTGCGTCCGGCCACGGAGTTCTCCCATCAGAACCTGACAGCCTTCCAGCATGGCCACGACATCTACTTTACTACCTCCCAGGATATAGCGTTAGGCGCCGAGCTGCGAGTGTGGTACGCAGCCTTCTATGCAAGGAGAATGGAGAAAGCTCTGCTCAAGCCTCCCATACCTG AAGTGAATTTCTTGGCCGCTGAACCTGAAAAAGACCTGGACCCAAGTTCTTCGAAGACTCCCCCAACCTCCATATTGTCTCCCAAAAAGATGAAAGTGACGCATCCACCTGCAGCCTACACTTCAG tttcATGTCAGGACAACAGTGACATCATTCACGTGGAAACCTGCCACTGGACCTGTAAAGTGTGTAGCATCACCTTTATCGAACCCAATCTTTTGACAG AACATTTGCTAAGTCACTTAGAACAAGCCAAAGGGATTCCTCCTCCAACTCAATGTGAGAACTCCTACATGGAGTGCGATACTGTGAGTGCCGACCAGACCGTCATCTGCGCCGACTCCAATGCAAACCTGGAGGTGAAGAAGAAGCCGAAAAGGGGCCGCAAGTCCAAGGTTCCAAAAGGCGACATCCCTCTTGTGATCGTGGATGATGACAGTCCACCAG AACACAACCCCATCTTGTACACTCCAGTCTTCTCATCCGACCGAGTGGCGGAAATTATAACGGAGATCCCCCCCGACGATGTTCATCTGCAGCACGATTCAGAGGACAAGTTCATGGAGCTGATGTTGGGGAAATTACCCAACGCCACCAACTGCCTGCCCCCCGTCTCCAA GTTTGCTTTTCACCAAAATAACAGCCCCATGAAGAGAAGCATGTTGCTCCCCGGCAGCCGACACGGGATCAGGCGCAAGTTTGCGAGGCAGCTGGGAGATCACAAGCGCGTGTTCCAGTGCAACATCTGCTCTAAAGTATTCCGCAACAGCAGCAACCTTAGCCGGCATGTCCGATCCCACG GAGACAAGCTGTTTAAGTGCGAGGAGTGCTCCAAACTCTTCAGTCGAAAAGAGAGCCTCAAGCAGCACGTTTCTTATAAGCACAGCAGGAACGAG GTAGATGGGGATTACAGATATCGCTGCAACACCTGCGAGAAGGCTTTTCGGGTACAAGGTTTTTTGGAGTTTCACAACTGTAGAACAG ATGACAAGTCGTTCCAGTGCGAGATGTGCTACCGCTTCTTCTCCACCAACAGCAACCTCTCCAAGCACAAGAAGAAGCATGGGGAGAAGAAATTTGCCTGTGAGATCTGTAACAAACTGTTCTACCGGAGAGACGTTATGCTGGAGCATCACCGGAGGCACCTGGAAGGTGAAAATG GAGTGAGGCGGCTAAAACGGGAAAGCCTCCATCAGAACACCAACAATTCAATCCGATATAAAAAGGAACCATCTGCCTGTCCTGTATGTGGGAAG ATGTTCTCCTGCAGAAGTAACATGAACAAGCACCTCCTCACTCACGGAGACAAGAAATACACCTGCGAAATCTGTGGCCGAAAATTCTTCAGAGTGGACGTTCTCCGGGATCACATCCACATCCATTTCAAG GACATTGCCCTGATGAATGACCAGCAGCGGGAAGAATTCATTGGGAAGATTGGCATCTCGTCGGAGGACAATGACGAAAACTCTGATGGGAGTGTAGAAACGGAGCCCCACAAGTACAGCTGCAAGAGGTGCCAG ATCTCCTTTGCTCGGGGGAAGGAATACCTCAGGCACATCATGGATATTCATGCAGAGAATGGCTATGACTGCAGCATTTGTCACCGACGCTTTGCCCTTAAAGCAACATATCACGCTCACATGGTCATTCACCGGGAGAACTTGCCTGACCCAGAGGTGCAGAA GTACATTCACCCTTGCGAGGTCTGCGGCAGGATTTTCAACAGCATCGGAAACCTGGAGAGACACAAACTCATTCACTCAG GAGTGAAGAGTCACGGCTGCGAGCAATGTGGGAAATCATTTGCCCGGAAGGATATGTTAAAGGAGCACATGAGGGTCCACGACAACCTCCGGGAGTACCTCTGCGCTGAATGTGGGAAAG gaatgaagaCAAAGCACGCTCTCCGACACCACATGAAGCTGCACAAGGGTATCAAGGAGTACGAGTGTGTGGAGTGTCACCGCAGGTTTGCTCAGAAGGTCAACATGCTCAAACACTACAAGAGACACACAG GGATCAAAGACTTCATGTGTGAACTGTGTGGAAAAACATTCAGTGAAAAGAACACCATGGAAACCCACAAACTTGTTCACACAG AAGTGGGGAAGCAGTGGACGTGCACAGTATGTGACAAGAAGTACGTGACAGAGTACATGCTCCAGAAACACGTCCAGCTCACTCATGACAAGGTGGAGGCACAGAGCTGCAATCTGTGTGGCACCAAGGTGTCAACCAGAGCATCCATGAGCCGCCATTTAAGACGCAAGCACCCAGAG